The Prevotella sp. E9-3 genome has a window encoding:
- a CDS encoding Coenzyme F420 hydrogenase/dehydrogenase, beta subunit C-terminal domain, protein MIDIKDKKDCCGCNACYDACPKDAIHLNTDNEGFWYPEVDKDKCINCGLCEKVCPQLHFVELKRNEFEKPVCFAAIHKNVETRFASTTGGMFSALAEQMYREGGYVGGAIYQEDWSVAHFISNNPEDLKRLRQSKYSQSDTRGFYKEVKRLLVTGEKVLVCGSPCQMAALRRFLGKDYPSLIIVDYICKSITSPLFYKKYLDFWERKAGSKLISFKFKDKELGWRNLVKRFDFKNGKTMYSRAQDNDLYSTAYHGHIVSRPSCYDCKFKGFPRIADITIADFWGCEKKAEYKELDDNAGTSAVIVNNSRGLDFFKKVEKHIRCVSADINDMIPGNPALLHSEKYPTANRADFFNDLNEKSIEEAVEKHLTYFGQTTGHGFKHKLRLYLRVWRTALKHSQYKPSVFLQFISLNVFSKNVKTDWLNEGVIYPTPYTVIELQKGSLLELHGPLVVGSKKIKRSHEETRLLLERDARMIVNEDSHFDYGSDVEVFSNAELIMGHCGTNYNCTIICGKRIEMKGRVSLGRDVSIRDTNAHLIAIEGYKILRPVIIEDHVWLCSGATICPGVKIKAGAVVGANSYVIQNVPAHSLVSGNPAKVVMKNIAWKL, encoded by the coding sequence ATGATTGATATTAAAGATAAAAAAGATTGCTGCGGCTGTAACGCCTGTTATGATGCATGCCCGAAAGATGCAATCCATCTAAATACCGATAACGAGGGATTTTGGTATCCTGAGGTGGATAAAGACAAATGCATAAATTGTGGTTTGTGTGAAAAAGTATGTCCTCAACTGCATTTTGTCGAGCTCAAACGTAATGAGTTTGAGAAACCTGTATGTTTCGCCGCCATCCATAAAAACGTAGAAACACGTTTTGCCAGTACAACGGGTGGTATGTTTTCTGCTTTAGCAGAACAAATGTACCGTGAAGGCGGCTATGTAGGAGGCGCAATATATCAGGAGGATTGGAGTGTAGCTCATTTTATCAGTAATAATCCCGAGGACTTGAAACGACTGCGCCAGAGCAAATATTCACAGAGTGACACTCGTGGCTTCTATAAAGAAGTAAAACGTTTGTTGGTGACAGGAGAGAAGGTTCTCGTTTGTGGTTCACCTTGTCAAATGGCGGCTTTGCGCAGATTTTTGGGAAAAGATTATCCGTCCCTGATAATAGTTGATTACATTTGCAAGAGTATCACTTCACCTTTATTCTATAAAAAGTATCTCGACTTTTGGGAACGTAAAGCTGGCAGTAAATTAATTTCCTTTAAGTTCAAGGATAAGGAACTTGGTTGGCGCAATCTTGTAAAGAGGTTCGACTTTAAAAATGGTAAAACAATGTATAGTCGTGCTCAAGACAACGATCTATATAGTACTGCCTACCATGGTCATATCGTCAGTCGTCCCTCTTGCTATGATTGTAAATTTAAGGGATTCCCTCGTATAGCTGACATTACAATTGCAGATTTTTGGGGATGTGAAAAAAAAGCGGAGTATAAAGAACTGGATGATAATGCAGGAACCTCTGCGGTTATTGTGAACAATAGTCGAGGACTTGACTTCTTTAAGAAGGTAGAGAAACATATACGTTGCGTGTCTGCCGATATCAACGATATGATTCCAGGAAATCCTGCATTACTTCACTCGGAGAAATACCCGACAGCCAATCGAGCGGATTTCTTTAATGATCTTAATGAGAAGTCAATAGAGGAAGCTGTTGAAAAACACCTTACTTATTTTGGTCAGACGACTGGACATGGTTTCAAACATAAGTTGAGATTATATTTGAGAGTATGGCGTACCGCTTTAAAACACAGCCAATATAAGCCATCTGTGTTTCTTCAGTTTATTAGTCTGAATGTGTTTAGTAAGAATGTAAAAACTGATTGGCTGAACGAAGGTGTCATTTATCCAACACCTTATACTGTCATAGAATTACAGAAGGGTTCTCTTTTGGAACTTCATGGTCCCTTGGTCGTTGGTAGTAAAAAGATAAAAAGATCGCATGAGGAGACTCGTCTTTTATTAGAGCGTGATGCTCGCATGATTGTTAATGAAGATAGTCATTTTGACTATGGTAGTGATGTTGAGGTTTTCTCTAATGCAGAATTAATCATGGGGCACTGTGGTACAAACTATAATTGCACAATTATTTGCGGCAAGCGCATTGAGATGAAGGGACGAGTATCTTTAGGTCGTGATGTCAGTATCCGTGACACAAATGCTCATTTGATAGCCATTGAAGGTTATAAGATATTACGACCAGTAATTATAGAGGATCACGTATGGTTATGCTCGGGTGCTACAATTTGTCCCGGCGTAAAGATTAAAGCAGGAGCAGTTGTTGGAGCAAATTCTTATGTAATTCAGAATGTGCCTGCACATTCATTGGTTAGCGGAAACCCAGCAAAAGTGGTAATGAAAAATATTGCTTGGAAATTGTAA
- a CDS encoding SDR family NAD(P)-dependent oxidoreductase — MFNPFSLEGKTIIVTGASSGIGRQCAIDCSRMGAKVAIIGRNEERLNETLNQMEGEKHLKVIFDLTSTDSIKTIVTDIVSKLGQINGLVCCAGISNILPLKLMSVEQQEHFFRTNVFSTIELTRQVLSIKNVSKDGASVIFFSSIMGVVGENAKSLYSMTKGALISASHSLAVEYAKKKIRVNCISPGVVVTPINAGQPYISDPDKRALLEAKHPLGLGQTSDISNACIYLLSDASRWITGQNIVVDGGYTIQ; from the coding sequence ATGTTTAATCCATTCTCACTTGAAGGCAAGACGATTATCGTAACAGGTGCCAGTAGTGGCATAGGACGGCAGTGTGCCATCGATTGTAGTCGAATGGGGGCAAAGGTAGCTATTATTGGCAGAAATGAGGAACGCCTAAATGAGACATTAAATCAAATGGAAGGTGAAAAACATCTAAAAGTAATCTTTGATTTGACAAGTACTGATAGTATAAAAACTATTGTTACAGATATCGTCTCAAAATTAGGTCAAATAAATGGTCTTGTGTGTTGTGCAGGCATCTCTAATATTCTTCCATTAAAATTAATGAGTGTCGAACAACAGGAACATTTCTTTCGTACCAATGTGTTTTCTACCATAGAGTTAACTCGACAGGTACTTAGCATAAAAAATGTAAGTAAGGATGGTGCTAGTGTCATTTTCTTTTCTTCTATTATGGGGGTGGTTGGTGAGAATGCTAAGTCACTTTATAGTATGACGAAGGGAGCTCTAATTTCTGCTTCACATTCTTTGGCCGTAGAATATGCAAAGAAAAAGATTCGTGTCAATTGCATTTCTCCTGGTGTGGTTGTAACTCCTATTAATGCAGGACAACCATATATTTCTGATCCAGACAAAAGGGCCCTACTCGAAGCTAAACATCCACTTGGTTTAGGTCAAACTAGTGATATTTCAAACGCTTGTATTTATTTATTGAGTGATGCATCGCGTTGGATTACCGGCCAGAATATTGTTGTTGACGGTGGTTACACAATTCAATAA
- a CDS encoding 3-oxoacyl-ACP synthase III family protein, protein MAILSFKGIGITAMAGAVPKQVINNYEYTEFFPADQVKEVVDKVGVFERRFADSETCSSDLCFAAAQKLFADNEIDREEIDLLVFISQTQDYRMPATSITLQHRLGLKNSCIAFDVNLGCSAFLYGMSVVFSMMQTGNIRKALILDGETRSKVYGPRDRRSAFIFGDGGVAALVERDSKFGTTTLSMNSDGSRADLIMIKAGGYRHMSTPETLKEKVVDEYGNMRSDEQGYMKGGDVFNFVIREIPRDIKQTLEFANTKTEELDYIVFHQANNFINSYIAKKMKLDTTKIPHTIEKFGNTSSVSVPLTIVSELKGKLNGQKTLLLSAFGVGMTWATGIVPFVDTKISDIVEVEKGQPVDEFLRRDYTPIEKESEESETKPQKD, encoded by the coding sequence ATGGCAATATTAAGTTTTAAGGGAATTGGTATAACAGCAATGGCTGGTGCAGTTCCAAAACAGGTGATAAACAATTACGAATATACCGAGTTCTTCCCTGCTGACCAAGTAAAGGAAGTAGTAGACAAAGTTGGTGTATTTGAACGCAGGTTTGCAGACAGCGAGACTTGCTCATCTGACTTATGTTTTGCAGCTGCACAGAAATTATTTGCAGACAACGAAATCGATAGGGAAGAGATTGACCTGCTAGTATTTATCTCACAAACTCAAGATTATCGTATGCCAGCAACAAGCATCACATTGCAACATCGTCTTGGACTAAAAAATAGTTGTATTGCATTTGATGTGAACCTCGGATGCTCGGCATTTCTCTATGGCATGTCTGTAGTCTTTAGTATGATGCAGACTGGAAATATTAGGAAAGCTCTTATCTTGGATGGTGAAACTCGTAGTAAGGTATATGGCCCTCGTGATCGTCGTAGTGCATTTATATTTGGAGACGGAGGTGTAGCTGCTTTGGTGGAGCGAGATTCTAAATTTGGAACAACTACTCTTTCAATGAATTCTGATGGCTCTCGTGCAGACTTGATAATGATTAAGGCAGGTGGTTACCGTCATATGTCCACACCAGAAACTTTAAAGGAAAAGGTAGTTGACGAGTATGGAAATATGCGTAGTGACGAACAGGGGTATATGAAGGGTGGCGATGTGTTTAACTTTGTAATTCGTGAAATCCCTCGTGATATCAAGCAAACTCTTGAGTTCGCTAATACTAAAACGGAAGAGTTAGATTATATTGTTTTTCATCAAGCTAACAATTTCATCAATTCGTATATTGCGAAGAAGATGAAACTTGATACCACAAAGATTCCTCACACTATTGAGAAGTTTGGAAATACATCCTCTGTATCAGTTCCTTTGACTATCGTTAGTGAGTTGAAAGGGAAACTAAATGGTCAGAAAACACTTTTGTTAAGTGCTTTTGGAGTAGGTATGACGTGGGCTACAGGAATTGTTCCATTTGTTGATACAAAGATATCCGATATCGTAGAAGTTGAAAAAGGTCAGCCTGTTGATGAATTTCTCCGTCGTGACTATACTCCTATTGAAAAAGAATCAGAAGAGTCAGAAACAAAACCACAGAAAGACTAA
- a CDS encoding phosphopantetheine-binding protein encodes MEIKEFIEKFAEAIEVDNVEALTAETEFRELDEWSSLSVMLLIAFYDEEFGKELTQAQIESANTLQDLYNIAIA; translated from the coding sequence ATGGAAATTAAAGAATTTATTGAGAAGTTTGCAGAAGCAATTGAAGTTGATAACGTAGAGGCTTTAACAGCAGAAACCGAGTTTCGTGAATTAGATGAGTGGTCGTCATTGTCTGTAATGCTTCTTATTGCATTCTATGACGAAGAGTTCGGTAAAGAACTAACACAGGCTCAAATAGAGAGCGCAAACACTCTTCAAGATTTGTATAACATTGCAATTGCTTAA
- a CDS encoding GxxExxY protein, with protein MALRIELEKMGCDVKTQVTLPLVYEGVTIPNAYRIDMLVDDKVIVELKAVANIPEVFFSQLMTYLKLTGKKLGLLVNFKTTDISKSIYRRVNNL; from the coding sequence ATTGCATTGCGAATAGAATTGGAGAAGATGGGATGTGATGTCAAAACGCAGGTTACTTTACCTCTGGTTTATGAAGGTGTGACAATACCAAATGCATATCGTATCGATATGCTGGTTGATGATAAAGTAATTGTAGAACTCAAGGCAGTTGCGAATATTCCAGAGGTATTCTTCTCACAGTTAATGACCTATTTGAAACTTACGGGAAAGAAGCTCGGATTATTAGTCAACTTCAAAACAACCGACATCTCAAAGTCAATATATAGAAGAGTAAACAATTTATAA
- a CDS encoding ATP-binding protein produces the protein MDLARLCKSHQEKILDVFNTEDADIQYNQDESTKVNLIYCAAVLRTADLLHVTSERTPNVDFLLISPKNAYSRREWVKQRAVNCILPKQERDKDNNVDPNKEAHLFEVRAEFSDDDAYLHFNQYLDYAQKELIETNKICRDSSKRNNDKYTFPWDGIDRDKIRTIHFSAEKLRFELDKDNILKLLIGHTLYSNASVVFRELTQNAIDAVRLMTTGTKESSKVYEPKVSISWDSNKRELIVADNGVGMNEEVIRNYLFRVGVSNYHSEKFKKEHPDFHPISRFGIGILTCFMVSDEINITTCHHKENRVHLVKIRQLEGEYILRHDGPSSDIVDGKHGTTFSLKLRDDVSVKEEDIEQYLRKWIIIPRCKVTLSIDGREVSIGYRDIDEAMSSSLKKMGINVNDNLYHLAKYEQEGLSFRILMKKNTYLGNSSFYEDSNISSDENALIGCCVEGIKVIDETPGFDNRGLIAMIDCVGWNSPSTNVARDRLEEGHQLSDMYRFIYSSYLKECVEEGKKSKFTESSFSILRRASLSIDRLWHKNSSVELANTELFDEMLRKSPCIYVDNGENCNITDLDSLPDEIWTENSQIYSSAVNLAAELSSSNISPQKVIESLNKEAAREKKTIYADYHFRNHVDDLFLDMYQVDKIELASIGKSVSMHWKRDVNNWHMIMISNSRSYYSSRMFIQKRNSQVEFPKDGDFNVYVTNIGYFIDNTTPIANYLESLLDRKEDYTRRLVSLLSSEVEGCIVNNAYDDADFNRFFNKDSYYSRDILEKVDKDVFRKALQDTVFKKVDFGFLY, from the coding sequence ATGGATTTAGCTCGTTTATGTAAATCACATCAAGAAAAAATTCTGGATGTATTCAATACAGAGGATGCTGACATTCAGTATAATCAAGATGAGAGTACGAAGGTAAACCTAATCTATTGTGCAGCGGTTCTACGAACAGCAGATCTTTTGCATGTTACATCCGAACGGACTCCCAATGTTGACTTTCTTTTAATATCACCCAAAAATGCGTATAGTAGAAGGGAGTGGGTGAAGCAACGGGCGGTCAATTGTATTTTACCTAAACAAGAACGTGACAAAGATAATAACGTAGATCCAAACAAAGAGGCTCATCTGTTTGAGGTAAGAGCCGAGTTTAGTGATGATGACGCATATTTACATTTCAACCAGTATTTGGATTATGCTCAGAAAGAATTGATAGAAACGAATAAGATATGTCGTGATTCGTCAAAAAGAAATAACGACAAGTATACTTTTCCATGGGATGGGATTGATAGGGATAAGATTCGGACTATACACTTCAGTGCGGAAAAACTCAGGTTCGAATTGGATAAGGATAATATCCTAAAACTGCTTATAGGTCATACATTATACAGCAATGCAAGTGTAGTATTTAGAGAACTCACTCAGAATGCAATAGATGCTGTTCGATTAATGACCACGGGGACTAAAGAATCAAGTAAAGTTTATGAACCCAAGGTTAGTATCTCTTGGGATAGTAATAAACGTGAGTTGATAGTTGCCGATAATGGAGTTGGTATGAATGAGGAGGTGATAAGAAATTATTTGTTTCGTGTTGGAGTTTCAAATTATCATTCAGAAAAATTCAAGAAAGAGCATCCTGATTTCCATCCCATTAGTCGATTTGGCATAGGTATCCTCACTTGTTTTATGGTAAGTGATGAAATTAATATAACAACATGCCATCATAAAGAAAATAGAGTCCATCTTGTCAAGATAAGACAACTTGAAGGGGAGTATATATTAAGGCATGATGGTCCTTCCTCTGATATTGTTGATGGAAAACATGGTACAACATTCAGTTTAAAACTACGTGACGATGTTTCGGTAAAAGAAGAAGACATAGAACAATATCTAAGAAAGTGGATAATTATCCCTCGATGTAAGGTTACCCTATCAATAGATGGACGAGAGGTCTCTATAGGATATAGGGATATTGACGAAGCAATGAGTTCTTCTCTAAAAAAAATGGGAATCAATGTCAATGATAATTTGTATCATCTTGCAAAATATGAACAGGAAGGATTGAGTTTTCGTATTTTGATGAAGAAGAATACCTATTTGGGGAATAGTAGTTTCTATGAAGATTCCAATATCTCTTCAGATGAAAATGCGCTAATCGGTTGTTGTGTGGAAGGCATTAAGGTGATAGATGAAACCCCAGGTTTTGACAATAGAGGTCTTATTGCTATGATTGACTGTGTTGGTTGGAATTCTCCTTCAACAAATGTCGCACGAGACAGACTTGAAGAAGGTCATCAACTAAGTGATATGTATAGATTCATATATTCTTCATATTTAAAAGAGTGTGTTGAAGAAGGTAAGAAATCTAAATTCACGGAGTCCTCATTCTCTATATTGAGAAGAGCTTCACTTTCAATTGATAGATTGTGGCATAAGAACTCTTCTGTAGAATTAGCGAATACTGAATTATTTGATGAGATGTTACGGAAGAGTCCATGTATTTATGTGGATAACGGTGAGAACTGTAATATTACAGATTTGGATAGTTTACCTGATGAAATTTGGACTGAAAACAGTCAAATATATTCTTCTGCGGTTAATTTGGCTGCGGAATTGTCAAGTAGTAATATATCCCCCCAAAAAGTGATAGAATCTTTAAATAAAGAAGCTGCTCGTGAGAAAAAGACTATTTATGCAGACTATCACTTTAGGAATCATGTTGACGATTTGTTTCTTGACATGTACCAGGTAGATAAAATTGAACTTGCAAGTATCGGTAAGAGTGTTTCTATGCATTGGAAGAGAGATGTGAACAATTGGCATATGATAATGATTTCTAACTCCAGATCCTATTATAGCTCAAGAATGTTTATTCAGAAGAGAAATTCACAAGTTGAGTTTCCTAAAGATGGCGATTTTAATGTATATGTAACAAATATTGGGTATTTCATAGATAATACTACTCCTATTGCAAATTATTTAGAATCTTTATTGGATCGTAAGGAAGATTATACGCGTCGTTTAGTTTCCCTTTTGTCATCTGAAGTGGAAGGCTGTATAGTAAATAACGCATATGATGATGCCGATTTTAATCGTTTTTTTAATAAGGATTCATATTACAGTAGGGATATATTGGAGAAGGTTGATAAAGATGTTTTTAGGAAGGCTTTACAGGATACCGTCTTTAAGAAGGTTGATTTTGGTTTCTTATACTGA
- a CDS encoding phage integrase SAM-like domain-containing protein, with protein sequence MATIKYEVLKHNMRKDKTWNVVIRVTHKRVMKYIPTTVFVTRDELTSSFKIKNFQKKEKCEDILRIYRKRIEEENLEFNDMTADELVRRITRKDIVKPTFVDFVDYYQKWIKTHEDEIKGMGNYKTALNSFIKFMGRKVIDCNEITVRLMESYVRWLGDRHRAANLYCICIKRVFNEARETYNDNLDGEEIIKRSLEFFDPPVHVCTEKRAISLEHLRALAAIPDEERSNSSRNVARDVFLISFMMMGANSIDIFSCKWDGEGNITYDRAKTKDRRPDHARIVIKPHPLLMPLIKKYASVLDKKERYVFRFNRMYRNPADFSYNLNRGMKEVGKEIDEEGLTFYAARHTMATIAFNETDIDKMTIHDMLNHQLPVYKITDIYIKKDFRKINEANFKLIDFVFNDMEKEKSGTHQDKHQGGALLTGDFLTNVVDTVVDITWQLTPQDINTRKSWNVEIKVAYKGQSKLIGTSIFVSENDVSEDGQLTNEYLVKRCEALVNSCKERISRLDLKAAQYDINDLVNKLLS encoded by the coding sequence ATGGCTACAATAAAGTATGAGGTGCTGAAGCACAACATGAGAAAGGACAAGACGTGGAACGTCGTCATCAGGGTCACGCACAAAAGGGTGATGAAATACATCCCTACTACGGTGTTTGTCACCCGTGACGAACTGACCTCGTCTTTCAAGATCAAGAACTTTCAGAAGAAGGAGAAATGTGAGGACATCCTCCGCATCTACCGTAAACGTATCGAGGAGGAGAACCTGGAGTTCAACGACATGACTGCCGATGAACTTGTAAGGAGAATCACACGCAAAGACATTGTCAAGCCAACCTTTGTTGACTTCGTGGACTATTACCAGAAGTGGATAAAGACTCATGAGGATGAAATCAAGGGTATGGGTAACTACAAGACTGCCCTCAACTCGTTCATCAAGTTCATGGGACGTAAGGTTATCGACTGCAATGAGATTACGGTAAGACTGATGGAGTCCTATGTACGCTGGCTTGGTGACAGGCATCGTGCGGCCAACCTCTACTGTATATGTATCAAGCGCGTATTCAATGAGGCCCGCGAGACCTACAATGACAACCTCGACGGTGAGGAGATCATCAAACGCTCACTAGAGTTCTTCGACCCTCCTGTTCATGTATGTACGGAGAAACGTGCCATTTCCCTGGAGCATCTGAGGGCTTTGGCTGCCATCCCTGATGAGGAGCGCTCGAATTCAAGCCGCAATGTGGCTCGTGACGTATTCCTTATCTCATTCATGATGATGGGGGCCAACAGCATTGATATCTTCTCATGCAAATGGGATGGCGAGGGAAACATTACCTATGACCGTGCCAAGACAAAGGACAGGCGACCTGACCATGCCCGCATCGTCATCAAGCCGCATCCGCTGCTCATGCCTCTTATCAAGAAATATGCGTCTGTATTGGACAAAAAGGAAAGGTATGTGTTCCGTTTCAACCGGATGTACAGAAATCCTGCCGATTTCAGCTATAACCTGAACCGAGGCATGAAGGAGGTTGGAAAGGAGATTGACGAGGAAGGTCTCACTTTTTATGCCGCAAGACATACGATGGCGACCATTGCCTTCAATGAAACCGATATTGACAAGATGACCATACACGACATGCTGAACCATCAGCTGCCTGTGTACAAGATAACGGATATCTATATCAAGAAGGACTTCCGCAAAATTAATGAGGCAAACTTCAAGCTCATTGACTTTGTCTTCAATGACATGGAAAAGGAAAAGTCTGGCACTCATCAGGACAAGCATCAAGGTGGTGCCTTGTTGACTGGCGACTTCCTGACGAATGTTGTTGATACGGTTGTGGACATCACTTGGCAGTTGACTCCACAGGACATCAACACCAGAAAGTCATGGAATGTGGAGATCAAGGTAGCATACAAGGGGCAGAGCAAGCTTATCGGAACATCGATATTCGTTTCGGAGAATGATGTTTCTGAGGATGGCCAGCTCACCAACGAATATCTTGTAAAACGTTGCGAGGCTCTTGTCAATTCCTGTAAGGAGCGTATCAGCAGGCTTGACTTGAAAGCTGCCCAGTATGACATCAATGACTTGGTCAACAAGCTATTGTCATAG
- a CDS encoding phage integrase SAM-like domain-containing protein, with product MATLKVEVSKTAISRKGTCEVGIRLYHHHEKRLIETGIYVSKTEMTKKWTIRNELVKRKVKALLKDFNAKLKQLELDQYDMNIDAVVNYIVGVGDVSIDIIQYGREWIKEHEDQKCSRNHLVALNAFIKFVGRDSYMCNDISKVFMRSFEKWLGDKKTARSVYPQVIKRMFNSAKQRYNEGREENKVIKRTLEFYHPPHVEIQTEKRALPVDIIRAIANLPDDTEGRAVADLARDVFTISFMLMGTNTIDLLSCKWDERGNITYDRAKTKDRRPDHARIVISPHPLLLPLIKKYRCTRHKKKNYVFCFNYMYKDPTTFNQTVNRGLKIVGEKVGVPNLQFYAARHSMATIAYNEAGIDKFTIHEMLNHKVQVFTVTNMYIRQDFSRINDANFRLINYVFEYHLMSNSRLKELGGTEGDFLTSVHEDTVTFRYYVDPLLKHEDGKLGICFNVAFRGQSRDIATPLTVANNEVNSRYQIVSKRAVDECEALIDRCNSRLKRTDLSATNVTILDVMRLLA from the coding sequence ATGGCTACACTAAAAGTTGAAGTTTCAAAGACTGCCATCAGCAGGAAGGGAACCTGTGAGGTTGGCATACGCCTGTATCACCACCACGAGAAAAGGCTGATAGAGACAGGTATCTATGTTTCCAAGACGGAAATGACCAAGAAGTGGACTATCCGCAATGAACTTGTGAAGCGAAAGGTCAAGGCTCTTCTGAAGGACTTCAATGCCAAGTTGAAGCAGCTGGAGTTGGACCAGTATGACATGAACATCGATGCGGTAGTCAATTACATTGTCGGTGTCGGTGATGTCAGCATTGACATTATCCAGTATGGACGTGAATGGATCAAGGAGCATGAAGACCAGAAATGCAGCCGAAACCATCTTGTTGCCTTGAACGCTTTCATCAAGTTCGTCGGTCGTGACAGCTACATGTGTAATGACATCAGCAAGGTCTTTATGAGAAGCTTCGAGAAGTGGCTTGGTGACAAGAAGACGGCTCGCAGTGTCTATCCGCAGGTCATCAAGCGTATGTTCAACTCGGCAAAGCAGCGTTATAACGAGGGTCGTGAGGAGAACAAGGTTATCAAGAGGACTTTGGAGTTCTATCATCCGCCTCATGTGGAAATCCAGACGGAGAAACGTGCTCTGCCTGTGGATATTATCCGGGCTATAGCAAATCTTCCCGACGATACCGAAGGAAGGGCTGTCGCCGACCTCGCCCGTGACGTGTTCACCATCTCCTTTATGCTGATGGGTACAAACACGATAGACCTGCTTAGTTGTAAGTGGGACGAACGGGGCAACATCACTTATGACCGTGCCAAGACGAAAGACAGACGGCCTGACCATGCCCGCATTGTCATCAGTCCGCATCCTCTGTTATTGCCTCTCATCAAGAAATATCGGTGTACCAGGCACAAAAAGAAGAACTATGTGTTTTGCTTCAACTACATGTACAAGGATCCGACGACTTTCAACCAGACAGTCAACAGGGGATTGAAAATCGTAGGCGAGAAGGTTGGTGTGCCCAACCTGCAGTTCTATGCCGCAAGGCACTCAATGGCCACTATTGCCTATAATGAAGCTGGCATTGACAAGTTCACGATACATGAGATGCTGAACCACAAAGTGCAGGTGTTCACTGTCACGAACATGTATATCCGTCAGGACTTCTCGCGTATCAACGATGCGAACTTCCGTCTGATCAACTATGTGTTCGAGTATCATCTGATGTCGAACAGTCGTCTGAAGGAGCTGGGTGGAACGGAAGGTGACTTCCTTACTTCGGTACATGAGGACACGGTCACGTTCAGATACTATGTCGATCCTCTGCTGAAGCATGAGGACGGCAAGCTGGGCATCTGCTTCAACGTAGCTTTCCGTGGCCAAAGCAGGGATATAGCCACACCGCTTACAGTAGCCAACAATGAGGTAAACTCACGGTATCAGATAGTGTCAAAGAGAGCCGTCGATGAATGCGAAGCCTTAATTGACCGATGTAACAGTAGGCTTAAAAGGACGGACTTGTCTGCTACTAACGTGACCATCCTTGATGTAATGCGTCTGTTGGCATGA